One segment of Candidatus Babeliales bacterium DNA contains the following:
- a CDS encoding FkbM family methyltransferase: MNQQKPKQFSRELLKTLLPEDAIIIEAGAHIGRDTLKLSTLFPNGTIHAFEPVPYLFAELKKATENRKNIHCYNYALSNKTGTEIMFVSSEQCTALSSLLKPAEIAQEKPDISFIPTTVNTITLDDWTQKYNIDHVDFLWLDLQGHELTALQAAPNILKTAKALLIEVSLTERYKENPLYPQVKTWLEKQGFSVYIENLHHNTWGNVLFVKN, encoded by the coding sequence ATGAACCAGCAGAAGCCTAAACAATTCTCACGTGAATTACTCAAAACATTACTTCCTGAAGACGCAATAATCATTGAAGCTGGCGCCCACATAGGCCGAGATACATTAAAATTAAGCACACTTTTTCCGAACGGTACTATTCACGCGTTTGAACCCGTTCCTTATTTATTTGCAGAATTAAAAAAAGCTACCGAAAATAGAAAAAATATTCATTGTTATAATTATGCATTGAGTAATAAAACTGGCACTGAAATAATGTTTGTGAGCAGTGAACAATGCACGGCATTAAGTTCTTTATTAAAACCAGCTGAAATTGCGCAAGAAAAACCCGATATATCTTTTATTCCTACAACAGTTAATACCATCACACTTGATGATTGGACACAAAAATATAATATTGATCATGTCGATTTTCTTTGGCTTGATTTACAAGGCCATGAATTAACAGCGTTACAAGCGGCCCCCAATATATTAAAAACAGCAAAAGCGTTACTTATAGAAGTTTCATTAACTGAACGATACAAAGAAAACCCATTGTATCCTCAAGTCAAAACATGGCTCGAAAAACAAGGGTTTTCAGTGTATATCGAAAATTTACATCATAATACATGGGGCAATGTTTTATTTGTGAAAAACTAG
- the topA gene encoding type I DNA topoisomerase, with protein MKKLLIVESPAKIKTISKFLGKDFKIMSTVGHIKDLPPKKIGVTVNDGIDIEYTVLENKDKIIADICKEAQKADLVYLAPDPDREGEIIAWHIGQEIEKVFKNKDQIYRIWFNEITKPAITEALEHPSSVDMQKVAAQQARRVLDRWVGYEVSPVLWKKIAKGLSAGRVQSVALKLICDRELEIRAFKPKEYWSIEGTFKHNKSTFAALLTQINKKKIDIKNEKQTKEILSQLPKVSFVIDKIEDKERIKKAAPPFMTSTLQQAAYNQLGFTVKKTMQLAQNLYEGIPLEDPQTPVALITYMRTDSLRLSDTAIKQARSYIDKTFGGKYLPSKAQNYTKAKGKAQDAHEAIRPIDTQLSPEYVKKFISADAAKLYELIWKRFVACQMNPAQYAQRQVTIQGDKFTFKVTGSTLIFDGFLKVYSAVEEDDQEEKTVKLPKDLKEKDPVDLIKTDPKQHFTQPPARFTEASLVKALEKEGIGRPSTYATILNTIRARAYTTLEKKKFMPTELGMTVTKLLTENLPKIMDLKFTAHMEEDLDKIAQGQLDRDTLLKEFYKEFQQDLEAFRGEKGKKHAEPTDITCPKCKKNKLAIRISRTGPFLGCLDYPECKFTSNFKRLEDGTIQMVKTESPELLDEICPKCNKNKLRKMVGKFGPFIACSGYPECKYIQQTKAKFKCPLDKGEVVRKQWKGNIFWGCANYPKCKFVVFGDIQETKCPSCGLPFLIKKVDKQGNRILMCSNKECGYKVVQENNNEPAEA; from the coding sequence ATGAAAAAGCTATTAATTGTAGAATCACCGGCAAAAATCAAAACCATCTCTAAATTTTTAGGGAAGGATTTCAAGATAATGTCCACAGTAGGACATATTAAGGATCTTCCTCCTAAAAAGATTGGCGTTACCGTCAATGATGGCATTGATATTGAATATACCGTGCTTGAAAACAAAGATAAAATTATTGCTGATATCTGTAAAGAAGCACAAAAAGCTGATTTAGTATACCTTGCTCCCGATCCTGATAGAGAAGGAGAAATTATTGCTTGGCATATTGGCCAAGAAATTGAAAAAGTTTTTAAAAATAAAGATCAGATTTACCGTATCTGGTTTAATGAAATCACTAAACCAGCGATAACTGAAGCTTTAGAGCATCCTTCAAGTGTTGATATGCAAAAAGTAGCTGCTCAGCAAGCACGCCGTGTTCTTGATCGCTGGGTAGGTTATGAAGTCTCTCCTGTTTTATGGAAAAAAATAGCCAAGGGGCTTTCAGCTGGCCGTGTTCAATCAGTTGCTCTCAAGCTCATTTGCGACCGTGAATTAGAAATTCGTGCTTTTAAACCAAAAGAATATTGGTCAATTGAAGGTACTTTTAAGCATAACAAATCAACGTTTGCCGCCCTACTCACTCAAATAAATAAGAAAAAAATTGATATAAAAAATGAAAAACAAACAAAGGAAATTCTTTCTCAACTGCCAAAAGTATCCTTTGTTATTGATAAAATTGAAGATAAAGAACGAATAAAAAAGGCTGCACCGCCATTTATGACAAGTACTTTGCAACAAGCAGCATATAACCAACTTGGATTTACGGTTAAAAAAACTATGCAACTTGCGCAAAATTTATATGAGGGTATTCCATTAGAAGATCCTCAAACACCCGTTGCTTTAATTACCTATATGCGTACTGATTCATTACGGCTTTCTGATACTGCCATTAAACAAGCGCGGTCTTATATTGATAAAACTTTTGGTGGCAAATATTTACCTTCAAAAGCACAAAATTACACAAAAGCTAAAGGTAAAGCGCAAGATGCCCATGAAGCAATTCGTCCTATTGATACGCAATTAAGCCCTGAATATGTAAAAAAATTTATTTCTGCTGATGCTGCAAAATTATATGAACTTATTTGGAAGCGCTTTGTTGCATGCCAAATGAATCCAGCACAATATGCACAACGGCAAGTAACTATTCAAGGCGATAAATTTACATTTAAAGTTACAGGTTCAACTCTTATTTTTGATGGCTTTTTAAAAGTATATAGCGCTGTGGAAGAAGATGATCAAGAAGAGAAAACGGTTAAATTACCCAAAGATTTAAAAGAAAAAGATCCGGTTGATTTAATTAAAACAGATCCAAAGCAACATTTTACTCAACCACCTGCACGATTTACTGAAGCATCTTTAGTTAAAGCATTAGAAAAAGAGGGCATCGGCAGACCGAGTACCTATGCCACGATTTTAAATACCATTCGTGCACGGGCATATACCACACTTGAAAAAAAGAAATTTATGCCAACAGAGTTAGGCATGACAGTAACAAAACTATTAACTGAAAATCTTCCTAAAATAATGGATTTAAAATTCACCGCGCACATGGAAGAAGATCTTGATAAAATTGCACAAGGCCAACTTGATCGTGATACTTTACTTAAAGAATTTTATAAAGAATTTCAGCAAGACCTTGAAGCTTTCAGAGGCGAAAAAGGCAAAAAACATGCTGAGCCAACTGATATCACATGCCCGAAATGCAAAAAAAATAAGCTTGCCATTCGTATTTCGCGCACTGGCCCATTCTTAGGCTGCTTAGATTATCCAGAATGCAAATTCACGAGCAATTTTAAACGGTTAGAAGATGGCACCATCCAAATGGTAAAAACAGAATCACCAGAATTGCTTGATGAAATTTGCCCAAAATGTAATAAAAATAAACTCCGTAAAATGGTTGGCAAATTTGGGCCATTTATTGCCTGCTCTGGTTACCCAGAATGTAAATATATCCAACAAACAAAAGCAAAATTCAAATGCCCGCTTGATAAAGGCGAAGTAGTCAGAAAACAATGGAAAGGTAATATTTTTTGGGGATGCGCAAACTATCCAAAATGTAAATTTGTAGTATTTGGTGACATTCAAGAAACAAAATGCCCTTCATGCGGCCTTCCCTTTTTAATCAAAAAAGTGGATAAACAAGGCAATCGAATTTTAATGTGTTCTAACAAAGAATGTGGTTATAAAGTTGTACAAGAAAACAATAATGAACCAGCAGAAGCCTAA
- a CDS encoding VWA domain-containing protein, with amino-acid sequence MNSFFWFKHPWIAIGGIFFVIFLALIRWFWYKPIMLSYSLTSALKKTEQKTSIIFKVVPFLLRAALLYSLVLFLARPQLVNVKSKVQTEGIDIMMVLDASGSMQCFDDVRDRRSRFEVAKKEAISFIEQRENDQIGLVIFGKDAISRCPLTLDKHILTEIIDKLELGMIDPDGTVLSIAICMAAKRLKNAKAKSKVMIVLTDGEPTLGLDLQPQLAINLVKKLGIKVYTIGIGNEQGGFWHDPLFGIRPMGFRLNTALLQEIAGNTGGQFYLAEKPEDMKRIYNTINQLEKTEYEAPIFTQYTDLVLPFALMALGIFLIELLVTSFVWFSI; translated from the coding sequence GTGAATTCTTTTTTTTGGTTTAAACATCCTTGGATAGCCATAGGTGGTATTTTTTTCGTTATTTTTTTAGCATTAATTCGTTGGTTTTGGTATAAACCAATAATGCTTTCTTATTCACTAACTTCTGCATTAAAAAAGACCGAACAAAAAACAAGTATTATTTTCAAAGTAGTTCCTTTTTTATTACGTGCTGCTTTATTGTACTCTTTAGTGCTTTTTTTAGCGCGACCACAATTAGTTAATGTGAAGTCAAAAGTACAGACTGAGGGTATTGATATCATGATGGTGCTTGATGCATCAGGTAGTATGCAATGCTTTGATGATGTGCGTGATAGACGAAGCCGTTTTGAGGTAGCAAAAAAAGAAGCCATAAGTTTTATTGAGCAAAGAGAAAATGATCAAATTGGGCTTGTAATTTTTGGCAAAGATGCGATTTCTCGGTGTCCACTTACATTAGATAAACATATTTTGACAGAAATTATTGATAAATTAGAGTTAGGAATGATTGATCCTGATGGCACCGTTTTGAGTATCGCCATATGTATGGCAGCAAAACGGCTTAAAAATGCAAAAGCAAAAAGCAAAGTTATGATTGTGCTTACTGATGGTGAGCCAACACTTGGGCTTGATTTGCAACCGCAGTTAGCGATTAACTTGGTAAAAAAACTTGGTATAAAAGTATATACTATCGGTATTGGCAATGAACAGGGTGGATTCTGGCACGATCCTTTATTTGGAATAAGGCCAATGGGCTTTCGCTTAAATACTGCTTTATTGCAAGAAATTGCCGGTAATACTGGTGGGCAATTTTATTTAGCTGAAAAGCCGGAAGATATGAAGCGTATTTATAATACCATTAATCAGTTAGAAAAAACTGAATATGAAGCACCTATTTTTACGCAGTATACTGATTTAGTATTACCATTTGCGCTGATGGCATTAGGAATTTTTTTAATTGAATTATTGGTAACATCTTTTGTGTGGTTTAGTATATGA
- a CDS encoding right-handed parallel beta-helix repeat-containing protein, translating to MFIKKCLLVLIITNVILIPLQAQSICFSIDAPGVYDLSDIEGDPTDVNDAIVCIDSSDVIVDFHNGILFQTAGNQVGGLTGIRVNCGLNNITIRNATIRSLTGKGINVLEGCSNINIENIEIVDCDEGGILFEGTVANSITNGLITNCFIDSCTGADANAAYGLRLIESENISIDNVIFQANDAGTTANGFGASLEFCRVCRMSNCQAVANGGDQLGVGIAVIQSQWTTIEDCDVLNTVARDAASTSRAAGFLLDQSTHSNLENCLSKHNTNLLAQAFGFESNAGNGNLFIQCLSQNNIGDVRAAGFAFRNNELRSSIFRSESRGNNGGASGEGLGIFLDTAQQCDISCNQLNSNTGLTGYGLRDTVTNTTNLIAGNSAFNNTSGGFNVTRTMGTFPVVTAQVGDFSAIADISKYFNIEFTVGP from the coding sequence ATGTTTATAAAAAAATGTTTATTAGTACTCATTATAACAAATGTTATTTTGATACCTTTACAAGCGCAGTCAATTTGCTTTTCGATAGATGCACCAGGAGTTTATGATCTTTCTGATATTGAAGGTGATCCTACTGATGTAAATGATGCAATCGTGTGCATAGATAGTAGTGATGTAATTGTTGATTTTCATAATGGTATTTTGTTTCAAACAGCCGGTAATCAGGTTGGTGGTTTGACTGGGATACGAGTTAATTGCGGCTTAAATAACATTACTATCAGAAACGCCACAATTCGTTCATTAACGGGTAAAGGAATAAATGTTTTAGAGGGCTGTAGCAATATTAATATTGAAAATATTGAAATAGTCGATTGTGATGAAGGTGGAATATTATTTGAAGGAACAGTTGCCAATAGTATTACAAATGGATTGATTACCAACTGTTTTATTGATTCGTGTACTGGTGCTGATGCTAATGCGGCTTATGGATTGCGATTGATTGAAAGTGAAAACATTTCGATTGACAATGTAATTTTCCAAGCAAATGATGCAGGAACTACTGCAAATGGTTTTGGGGCGAGTTTGGAGTTTTGTCGGGTGTGCAGAATGAGTAATTGCCAAGCAGTTGCCAATGGTGGTGATCAATTAGGAGTTGGTATTGCCGTTATTCAATCACAATGGACGACAATTGAAGATTGTGATGTTTTAAATACGGTTGCACGAGATGCCGCAAGCACCAGTAGAGCAGCAGGTTTTTTACTTGATCAATCGACTCACAGTAATTTAGAAAATTGTTTATCAAAACATAATACTAATTTATTGGCCCAAGCATTTGGTTTTGAAAGTAACGCTGGTAATGGTAATTTATTTATTCAGTGTCTTTCACAAAATAATATTGGCGACGTTCGCGCAGCAGGATTTGCATTTAGGAATAATGAATTACGTTCATCAATTTTTAGATCAGAAAGTCGTGGAAATAATGGTGGTGCATCAGGCGAAGGATTAGGAATTTTTCTTGATACTGCCCAACAATGTGATATTTCTTGCAATCAACTTAATAGCAATACTGGTTTAACTGGCTATGGATTACGTGATACGGTAACAAATACAACGAATTTAATTGCAGGCAATAGTGCATTTAATAATACATCTGGTGGCTTTAATGTCACGCGAACTATGGGAACTTTTCCTGTTGTAACCGCTCAAGTGGGCGATTTTTCTGCAATTGCTGATATAAGCAAATATTTTAATATTGAATTTACGGTTGGACCATAA
- a CDS encoding heparinase II/III family protein, which yields MESKLYRYAKKCWQLGPYNSFLVIQNRLKTAAFYYYIKHRAQQKKAHTQWHNLAKKYKHTSFFNFFQLLKTLPFKHLDDTYFFQVSENELSKISEETVHKSFDLLGSGLQKFEQMPWHADFRLTYKDSSAETYFDKDLFYQEIKIESGKTEKKVKDIKLPWELSRFQFLYALGKSYATTHEQKYADSFMYLIEDWLKENFYLLGPNWVCPMDVGIRAINLIYGFYFFKDAEIKDEFWQQFICSLYDHMIYLENNWEVYDSRTSNHYLSDLIGYFYLCYFFQSLQGIEQKTNWCYQEMLKEFDKQVFDEGSDYEGSTYYHKLVTEIFYLFSIIAQELGFQLSDSFHKKLKKMFIFLDWCTPYGGNLIQIGDNDSGKILLGIEQSLIDNMKNDRRLTTQHFPEFGLSIIKTPQWHISLRQHAYKKMQPSGHFHNDIGSITLAINGIDIFVDPGSYVYTPSAIWRNRFRSVNVHNTFYVEGIEPITLDEQLFCLDLPENNLEMHETENELNTVHNLYQLLGLQAHRKIIFDELQNSLIIFDQWEKSKAYQEKNLKSAWNFTLAPYISAQKQQSSWVLFYSRKPFAKFTANIDFSMQDGFYSSAYGHKENTQRLQAVKLFSFDEVVIKIELL from the coding sequence ATGGAATCCAAATTATATCGTTATGCAAAAAAATGTTGGCAGTTGGGGCCATATAACAGTTTTTTAGTTATACAAAATCGCTTAAAAACAGCTGCATTCTATTATTATATTAAACATCGCGCTCAGCAAAAAAAAGCCCATACGCAATGGCATAATTTGGCAAAAAAATATAAACACACATCTTTTTTCAACTTTTTTCAATTATTAAAAACGTTACCTTTTAAGCATTTAGATGATACATATTTTTTCCAAGTATCAGAAAATGAATTAAGTAAAATATCTGAAGAAACGGTTCATAAATCTTTTGATCTTTTAGGCTCAGGATTGCAAAAATTTGAGCAAATGCCGTGGCATGCTGATTTTCGTCTTACATATAAAGATTCTTCTGCGGAAACTTATTTTGATAAAGACCTTTTTTATCAAGAAATAAAAATTGAATCGGGAAAAACAGAAAAAAAAGTAAAAGATATTAAATTACCGTGGGAACTATCGCGCTTTCAGTTTTTATATGCATTGGGTAAAAGTTATGCAACTACGCATGAACAAAAATATGCTGATAGTTTTATGTATTTAATTGAAGATTGGCTCAAAGAAAATTTTTATTTATTAGGGCCAAATTGGGTTTGCCCGATGGATGTGGGCATTCGTGCAATTAATTTAATATATGGGTTTTATTTTTTTAAAGATGCTGAAATTAAAGATGAATTTTGGCAACAATTTATTTGTTCATTGTATGATCATATGATTTATCTAGAAAATAATTGGGAAGTGTATGATTCACGGACTTCTAATCATTATCTTTCTGATTTAATTGGCTACTTTTATTTATGTTATTTTTTCCAATCGTTGCAAGGGATTGAACAGAAAACAAATTGGTGTTATCAAGAAATGTTAAAAGAATTTGATAAACAAGTTTTTGATGAAGGTTCTGATTATGAGGGTTCTACTTACTATCATAAATTAGTTACTGAAATTTTTTATTTATTTTCAATTATTGCGCAAGAGCTTGGGTTTCAATTATCAGATTCATTTCATAAAAAATTAAAGAAAATGTTTATCTTTTTAGATTGGTGTACGCCATATGGCGGTAATCTTATTCAGATTGGTGATAATGATTCAGGAAAAATACTTTTAGGCATTGAGCAATCGTTGATTGATAATATGAAAAACGATAGACGCCTTACGACACAACATTTTCCGGAATTTGGTTTATCAATCATAAAAACACCGCAATGGCATATTTCATTGCGTCAACATGCTTATAAAAAAATGCAACCTTCTGGCCATTTTCATAACGATATTGGTAGCATTACACTAGCAATCAATGGTATTGATATTTTTGTTGATCCCGGAAGCTATGTATATACACCATCTGCAATTTGGCGTAACCGATTCCGATCAGTGAATGTTCATAATACTTTTTATGTAGAAGGAATTGAACCAATAACATTGGATGAACAGTTGTTTTGCTTAGATTTACCAGAAAATAATTTAGAAATGCATGAAACTGAAAACGAATTGAATACAGTTCATAATTTATATCAATTGTTAGGCTTACAAGCGCACCGCAAGATTATTTTTGATGAATTGCAAAATTCCTTAATTATTTTTGATCAATGGGAAAAATCAAAGGCATATCAAGAAAAAAATTTAAAAAGTGCTTGGAACTTTACATTGGCGCCGTATATTTCAGCGCAAAAACAACAAAGTTCATGGGTATTATTTTATAGCAGAAAACCATTTGCAAAGTTTACTGCAAATATCGATTTTTCTATGCAGGATGGTTTTTATTCATCTGCTTATGGCCATAAGGAAAATACGCAGCGCTTGCAAGCAGTAAAATTATTTTCTTTTGATGAAGTTGTTATTAAAATTGAGTTGCTTTGA
- a CDS encoding VWA domain-containing protein produces the protein MTSEFFGITWQAVQYLKWIFLLIPFVVLIFWQYHNRSQIISKLIGNQHTLLLNYSKTKQIIKMFLLILGVVFIFLALLQPAWGKKEQLIEQEGRDLLIALDVSRSMLAEDRLPNRLSFAKEKIKQLVNQLNAERIGLILFSGSTIVQCPLTTDYGAFFLFLDQLDAQTISSGTTSLDQAIKQALTIFEGMPTKKHKLVVVLTDGEDFSSNLADIRSRALQEGLTIFTIGLGTLEGAPIPVLNEQGEQIGHQKDEKGNIVISRLNEGILRSLAHESGGIYLRATDTGNDIKTLLERVREFEKEKFEEKHVNNLIERYPYFVVLAFLCFALEWLL, from the coding sequence ATGACAAGTGAATTTTTTGGAATAACATGGCAAGCGGTGCAATATTTAAAATGGATTTTTTTATTAATACCATTTGTAGTACTTATTTTCTGGCAATATCATAATCGTTCTCAAATTATATCTAAGCTTATTGGTAATCAGCATACATTATTGCTTAATTATTCGAAAACAAAGCAAATTATTAAAATGTTTTTATTGATTCTGGGCGTGGTATTTATTTTTTTAGCGCTTTTACAGCCGGCATGGGGTAAAAAAGAACAATTAATTGAACAAGAGGGCAGAGATTTACTAATTGCGCTTGATGTATCGCGCAGTATGTTAGCAGAAGATCGTTTGCCTAATCGGCTTTCGTTTGCTAAAGAAAAAATTAAACAATTAGTTAATCAATTAAATGCAGAACGCATAGGGCTTATTTTATTTTCAGGTTCTACTATTGTGCAATGTCCATTAACAACTGATTATGGGGCTTTTTTTCTTTTTTTAGATCAACTTGATGCACAGACCATTTCTTCAGGGACCACTTCTTTAGATCAAGCAATTAAGCAAGCATTAACTATTTTTGAAGGGATGCCAACTAAAAAACATAAGTTAGTGGTAGTACTTACTGATGGTGAAGACTTTTCAAGCAATTTAGCTGATATTAGATCTCGTGCATTGCAAGAAGGATTAACTATCTTTACTATAGGCCTTGGCACATTAGAAGGCGCTCCTATACCAGTATTAAACGAACAGGGTGAACAAATAGGTCATCAAAAAGATGAAAAAGGAAATATAGTTATTTCACGCCTTAATGAAGGTATTTTAAGATCATTGGCTCACGAATCTGGTGGCATTTATTTGCGCGCTACTGATACCGGAAATGATATAAAAACTTTATTAGAACGTGTGCGAGAATTTGAAAAAGAAAAATTTGAGGAAAAACACGTAAATAACTTAATTGAACGGTATCCCTATTTTGTTGTTTTAGCGTTTCTGTGTTTTGCATTAGAATGGTTATTATGA
- a CDS encoding right-handed parallel beta-helix repeat-containing protein, whose translation MKKFLVIFIFFNCYSWLSAMSIADRITSPGVYRYRSNIFANPTIVNDTIISIEVSRVILDLAGYTLDQASSNMIGGLTGITIQSNIEDVEIINGAVIGLTGNGIQVGDGCRNIRIKNITVDSCDAGGILFDGSSSGTGIDKISIEQVTILSCTGANSNPAFGIKLEQSQNFQIKNSILCQNDANTIASGYGVWITSSTFGSVEGCIARENGGNEIGAGFFIETSDNVVLQNSRAFHTIARSANASSLSAGFRSLQSNSILFEENQSIQNTHLQQKALGFSAQSSSSNIFKRCIAQMNTGATEAAGFEIVAEDNPSITQSVSSGNQTTSSGTAYGIHFLGSLNNNGYIIENDIMNNIGVSSSFGIVDDRNPSTTLFIRNRAFNNGTNYSITYPIGITLPTIIGSLSNSVIALPSLSAGDLDNLDLSP comes from the coding sequence ATGAAAAAGTTTTTAGTAATATTTATTTTTTTCAATTGTTATTCATGGTTATCAGCAATGTCGATCGCTGATAGAATCACTTCACCGGGAGTTTATCGATATCGATCAAATATTTTTGCCAATCCAACTATTGTAAATGATACTATTATTAGTATTGAAGTAAGCAGAGTTATTTTAGATTTAGCAGGTTATACATTAGATCAAGCGTCATCTAATATGATTGGTGGGTTAACTGGCATCACTATTCAGTCGAATATTGAAGATGTTGAAATAATAAATGGCGCTGTTATTGGATTAACCGGGAATGGTATTCAAGTTGGTGATGGATGCCGAAATATTCGAATTAAAAATATTACTGTTGATAGTTGTGATGCGGGCGGTATTTTATTTGATGGAAGTAGCTCTGGAACCGGCATCGATAAAATTTCTATTGAGCAAGTAACGATTTTATCTTGCACTGGCGCTAACTCTAATCCCGCATTTGGTATTAAATTAGAACAATCACAAAACTTTCAGATTAAAAATTCGATTTTGTGTCAAAATGATGCTAATACTATTGCTTCAGGCTATGGGGTTTGGATAACTTCTTCCACATTTGGTTCAGTTGAGGGTTGTATTGCGCGAGAAAATGGTGGTAATGAAATAGGCGCGGGTTTTTTTATCGAGACCTCAGACAATGTTGTTTTACAAAATTCTAGAGCGTTTCACACCATTGCACGCAGTGCTAATGCTTCTTCTTTATCAGCCGGCTTTCGCTCGTTGCAATCAAATAGTATTTTATTTGAGGAAAATCAAAGTATACAAAATACGCATTTGCAGCAAAAGGCGTTAGGATTTTCCGCGCAATCAAGTTCTTCCAATATTTTTAAACGGTGTATTGCACAAATGAATACCGGAGCAACTGAGGCAGCTGGTTTTGAAATTGTTGCAGAAGATAATCCTTCTATAACGCAATCAGTAAGCTCAGGTAATCAAACCACTTCATCTGGAACGGCTTATGGAATTCATTTCTTAGGTTCTTTAAATAATAATGGCTATATTATTGAGAATGATATAATGAATAATATTGGCGTTTCATCGAGTTTTGGTATTGTGGATGATCGTAATCCAAGTACAACATTATTCATTCGTAATCGAGCTTTTAATAATGGCACAAACTATTCCATTACCTACCCGATTGGTATTACACTGCCCACCATAATCGGTAGCTTATCAAATTCGGTAATAGCTTTGCCATCATTATCTGCTGGCGATTTAGATAATCTTGATTTAAGCCCATAA
- a CDS encoding lysophospholipid acyltransferase family protein, with protein MNKVWLFFRSLVGYMIVGIVFLICSIPCFIIACLPAKWRYDNKVYYWFLNIFYKGIVWATFLPITIEGKENIPDKAAIIVANHQSSLDIPLLGSLVNSYPHIWLFLARFAKIPFFGFIVRRMNVVVDHSGLRRLISSLDTAFKIIQKHKSHVMIFPEGGRYIDNKIHKFLHGFAILAKKTGRPVVPVFMFGVNKVYPPGSFFVRPHPIHIIVGRSFTFEPDEQEDDFVERVYNWFKQREQGLK; from the coding sequence ATGAATAAGGTATGGCTCTTTTTTCGTTCACTTGTAGGGTATATGATTGTTGGTATTGTATTTTTGATTTGTTCAATCCCTTGCTTTATTATTGCTTGTTTGCCAGCAAAATGGCGTTATGATAATAAAGTATATTATTGGTTTTTAAATATTTTTTATAAAGGAATTGTTTGGGCAACTTTTTTGCCAATTACTATTGAGGGCAAAGAAAATATACCAGATAAAGCGGCAATTATTGTTGCGAATCATCAATCATCATTAGATATCCCATTACTTGGTTCTTTAGTAAATTCATATCCACATATCTGGTTATTTTTAGCTCGTTTTGCAAAAATCCCTTTTTTTGGTTTTATCGTGCGCAGAATGAATGTAGTGGTTGATCATAGTGGGCTACGAAGATTGATAAGTTCATTAGATACTGCATTTAAAATTATACAAAAACATAAAAGTCATGTGATGATTTTTCCTGAGGGAGGAAGATATATTGACAATAAAATCCATAAATTTTTGCATGGATTTGCAATACTTGCCAAAAAAACTGGACGACCGGTTGTGCCAGTGTTTATGTTTGGTGTAAACAAAGTATATCCACCGGGATCTTTTTTTGTAAGACCGCATCCTATTCATATTATTGTGGGCCGTTCATTTACATTTGAACCAGATGAACAAGAAGATGATTTTGTGGAACGCGTGTATAATTGGTTTAAGCAAAGAGAACAAGGGCTCAAGTGA